In Staphylococcus lloydii, the following proteins share a genomic window:
- a CDS encoding SDR family oxidoreductase — MKQFENLNIVITGATGVIGSTFVKALVEQGANVGILGRSEDKIVNLQQRIDIEHKQTVGLIADVLDKKTLEQAKNTFNHQFGQIDVLINGAGGNNSNATTDDEMYDENSEKSFFDLSEEGVDQVFKLNYTGTFLPSQVFGQDVVASEQGTIINISSMNAFTPLTKIPAYSGAKASVSNFTQWLSTYFAGQIRVNAIAPGFFETAQNKGLLRNDDGSYSERANKILSQTPMQRFGEPEELLGTLYWLMDKKQSGFVTGVVVPVDGGFNSYSGV; from the coding sequence ATGAAACAATTTGAAAATTTAAATATAGTGATAACCGGTGCTACAGGTGTTATAGGTTCAACGTTTGTAAAAGCATTAGTAGAACAAGGTGCGAATGTTGGTATATTAGGACGTTCTGAGGACAAAATCGTTAACTTACAACAACGAATAGACATAGAACATAAACAAACTGTAGGGTTAATCGCAGATGTATTAGATAAGAAAACTTTAGAACAAGCTAAAAATACATTTAATCACCAATTTGGCCAAATTGATGTCTTGATTAATGGGGCTGGCGGTAATAATTCAAATGCCACAACTGATGACGAAATGTACGATGAAAATAGTGAAAAATCTTTCTTTGATTTAAGCGAAGAGGGTGTTGATCAAGTATTTAAGTTAAATTACACTGGGACATTTTTACCTTCACAAGTGTTTGGACAAGATGTCGTGGCATCTGAACAAGGTACAATTATTAATATTTCATCGATGAACGCATTTACGCCGCTTACTAAAATACCAGCATATAGTGGTGCAAAAGCCTCTGTAAGTAATTTTACACAATGGTTAAGTACTTACTTTGCAGGTCAAATTCGAGTGAATGCAATCGCACCAGGTTTTTTTGAAACTGCACAAAATAAAGGGTTGTTAAGAAATGATGACGGTTCTTATTCTGAAAGAGCGAATAAAATCTTATCCCAAACGCCCATGCAACGCTTTGGCGAACCAGAGGAGTTATTAGGTACTTTATATTGGTTAATGGATAAAAAACAAAGTGGTTTTGTAACAGGTGTTGTTGTACCAGTTGATGGTGGATTTAATTCATATTCAGGCGTTTAA
- the uxuA gene encoding mannonate dehydratase: MELSFRWYGKDDPVTLQQIKQIPDMKHIVSAIYDVPVGEVWSSERIADLKSTVEAEGLKFEVVESLPVHENIKLGVSNRDDLIENYKTSLINLANNGIKTITYNFMPVFDWTRSQLDYELEDGSNTLIYKHDQIKDIDPLTTDLNLPGWDESYSREEMNQLILDYRETSEEQLWENLTYFLERVLPVAIEHDVNLAIHPDDPPWPIFGIPRIIKNKESYERLLSINNSKNNGICFCTGSLGSLAENDLPAMIKTFGNHIHFMHMRNVKRIGEYSFLETGHLSKNGSVDMKAVVDALVDIDFKGTIRPDHGRMIWGETGKAGYGLYDRALGATYINGLIEGVRK, encoded by the coding sequence ATGGAATTATCTTTTAGATGGTACGGCAAAGACGATCCAGTAACCTTACAGCAAATTAAACAAATTCCTGATATGAAGCACATAGTTTCAGCTATTTACGATGTGCCGGTAGGTGAAGTTTGGTCGAGTGAACGTATTGCTGACTTAAAATCGACTGTTGAAGCTGAAGGACTAAAGTTTGAAGTAGTCGAAAGTTTACCAGTACATGAAAATATTAAATTAGGTGTAAGTAATAGAGATGACCTTATCGAAAATTATAAAACGTCTCTTATTAATTTAGCGAACAATGGTATTAAAACTATAACTTATAATTTTATGCCGGTATTTGATTGGACACGTTCACAATTAGATTATGAACTTGAAGACGGTTCGAATACTTTGATTTATAAGCACGATCAAATTAAAGACATCGACCCATTAACAACGGATTTAAATTTGCCAGGTTGGGACGAAAGTTACTCTCGTGAAGAAATGAATCAATTGATTTTAGACTATCGTGAGACGTCAGAAGAACAATTATGGGAGAACCTAACGTATTTCTTAGAACGTGTGCTACCAGTGGCGATAGAGCATGATGTTAACCTTGCGATACATCCGGACGATCCACCTTGGCCAATTTTTGGTATTCCAAGAATTATTAAAAATAAAGAAAGTTATGAACGTTTATTATCTATCAATAATAGTAAAAATAACGGTATTTGTTTCTGTACAGGGTCGTTAGGTTCATTAGCTGAAAATGACTTGCCAGCAATGATTAAAACGTTTGGAAACCATATTCACTTTATGCATATGCGTAACGTTAAACGTATCGGAGAGTATTCGTTCTTAGAAACGGGTCATTTATCTAAAAATGGTTCGGTGGACATGAAAGCCGTTGTTGACGCATTAGTAGACATTGATTTCAAAGGTACAATTAGACCTGATCATGGCCGTATGATTTGGGGAGAAACTGGTAAAGCGGGATATGGATTATATGACCGTGCCTTAGGAGCAACTTATATTAATGGCTTAATCGAAGGGGTGCGTAAGTAA
- the uxaC gene encoding glucuronate isomerase, whose translation MTLINDKFLLNNKTAEKLYQKVENIPIIDFHCHIDAKEIYDNKNYDNITQLWLAGDHYKWRLMRANGINESFITGNAPEFDKFKAFMHMLPYSIMNPMYHWCALELKRYFNETMNFDDVDIEKLYDTLNKKLSKPSHTPQALIKKSNVSVVCTTDDPCDDLKYHRLLNEDNKVKVKVCPTFRPDSYVFLSKDTVTAKVEQLKKNVDCNINDLTSYISALKERIYYFDRNGALSSDQSFEKTPCVNVDAEEADKLFERVLNGGVIEETKQYALAGFIMTEISKVYKELGWVVQFHLGPTRNNNTKMYQQVGADSGFDSVGDQLSAKRLNEFLNHLELNNALSDTIIYPNNGQDHLMVQATAGNFTNSEHRVQLGAAWWFNDTKEGMEQHLIDYANIGLLPNFVGMLTDSRSMTSYTRHEYFRRILCNLIGDRIEKGEIALSHKTIEQILKDICFNNALKLFKIEGIKEV comes from the coding sequence ATGACACTCATTAATGATAAGTTTTTGCTTAATAATAAAACAGCTGAGAAGCTTTACCAAAAGGTTGAAAATATACCCATTATTGATTTTCATTGTCATATAGATGCTAAAGAAATTTATGACAATAAAAACTATGACAATATTACACAGTTATGGTTAGCAGGAGACCACTATAAATGGAGACTTATGCGTGCAAATGGTATAAACGAATCATTTATTACTGGGAATGCGCCTGAATTTGATAAATTTAAAGCATTTATGCATATGCTACCTTATTCAATTATGAATCCTATGTATCATTGGTGTGCATTAGAATTAAAACGCTATTTTAATGAAACGATGAATTTTGATGATGTCGATATTGAAAAATTATATGATACGTTAAATAAAAAATTAAGTAAACCTTCGCACACACCACAAGCATTAATTAAAAAAAGTAATGTATCAGTAGTCTGCACAACCGATGATCCATGTGATGATTTGAAATATCATCGTTTATTAAACGAAGATAATAAAGTTAAAGTAAAGGTTTGCCCGACATTTAGACCAGATAGTTATGTATTTTTAAGTAAAGACACTGTCACAGCAAAAGTTGAGCAATTAAAAAAGAATGTAGATTGTAATATAAATGATTTAACAAGTTATATTTCAGCATTAAAAGAACGTATATATTATTTTGACAGAAATGGAGCATTAAGTTCGGATCAAAGTTTTGAAAAAACACCATGTGTCAATGTTGATGCCGAAGAAGCGGACAAATTATTTGAAAGAGTGTTAAACGGTGGTGTTATTGAAGAAACCAAACAATATGCGTTAGCCGGATTTATTATGACTGAAATATCAAAGGTTTATAAAGAATTAGGGTGGGTCGTGCAATTCCACTTAGGACCAACACGAAACAATAATACAAAAATGTACCAACAAGTTGGCGCAGATAGTGGCTTCGATAGTGTGGGTGATCAATTGAGTGCAAAACGCTTAAATGAATTTCTTAACCATTTAGAATTAAATAATGCATTGTCAGACACTATTATTTATCCAAATAATGGCCAAGATCATTTAATGGTACAAGCAACTGCTGGTAACTTTACGAATAGTGAACATCGCGTTCAATTAGGCGCAGCATGGTGGTTTAATGATACGAAAGAAGGCATGGAGCAACATTTAATAGATTATGCCAATATAGGTCTTTTACCGAACTTTGTAGGTATGTTAACAGATTCTAGAAGTATGACTTCTTATACTAGGCATGAATATTTCAGACGTATTTTATGTAATTTAATAGGCGACAGAATTGAAAAAGGTGAAATTGCCTTAAGTCATAAAACAATTGAACAAATACTAAAAGATATTTGTTTTAATAATGCATTAAAACTATTCAAGATTGAAGGCATTAAGGAGGTCTAA
- a CDS encoding sugar kinase translates to MTIYGLGEVLLRFTPPNHELLKNARALNIQTGGAELNTLVTLAGFKQDTAMLTTLPQDSLKDLVEQTMRSSNVNTKFIDHIEGRIGTYYMEEGFGYRSGQVIYDREHSTFAQNGYEHIQQIDFNDGDYLVLTGITLAVNSQIRDNIVDILTKLKEQGVKLVFDINYRGNLWSTSEAIPVIKSVLSFVDILLFGKKDATHLLATNSESDDIETCARTIQAQYNIPIMASSNRDITESTMQGIMLIQDKFITSPKYQYTVLNRIGAGDAFTAGIVHGLIQQWDLAQVIDFATKCSVLQHTTNEDSLSIEEQDILNLSANVGELKR, encoded by the coding sequence AATATACAAACGGGTGGCGCAGAATTAAATACACTTGTGACATTAGCTGGATTTAAACAAGATACCGCTATGTTAACGACATTGCCACAAGATAGTTTAAAAGATTTGGTAGAACAAACGATGCGCAGTTCAAATGTAAACACAAAATTTATCGACCATATTGAAGGTCGTATTGGCACTTACTATATGGAAGAAGGCTTCGGTTATAGAAGTGGTCAAGTTATTTATGATCGGGAGCATTCAACCTTTGCTCAAAATGGCTATGAACATATACAACAAATTGACTTTAATGATGGAGATTACTTGGTTTTGACAGGTATTACACTTGCAGTTAATTCACAGATAAGAGATAACATTGTAGATATTTTAACGAAACTTAAGGAACAAGGCGTTAAATTAGTATTTGATATAAACTATAGAGGAAATTTATGGTCTACCTCCGAGGCGATACCAGTTATTAAGTCAGTGTTATCATTTGTAGATATTTTACTCTTTGGAAAAAAAGATGCTACGCATTTATTAGCGACAAACAGTGAATCTGACGATATTGAAACATGTGCAAGAACAATACAAGCCCAATATAATATACCAATTATGGCGTCTAGCAATAGAGATATTACTGAAAGTACAATGCAAGGTATCATGTTAATTCAAGATAAATTTATAACTAGTCCGAAGTATCAATATACCGTACTAAATCGTATCGGTGCTGGAGATGCTTTTACAGCAGGTATTGTACACGGATTGATTCAACAGTGGGATTTAGCACAAGTTATTGATTTTGCAACAAAATGTTCCGTACTGCAACATACAACTAATGAAGATTCGTTAAGTATTGAAGAACAAGATATTTTAAATTTGTCCGCCAACGTGGGTGAATTAAAACGATAG